In one window of Brenneria goodwinii DNA:
- a CDS encoding YcbX family protein, giving the protein MIGVTRLYIHPVKSMRGLQLSHSMVSASGLAHDRTFMVTEPDGTFITARQHPQMVLFTPALLPDGLFISAPDGQTVSVRFADFIHSPQPTEVWGNHFTAQIAPDVINDWLSQYFQRPVQLRWLGNEPSRRVKKRPEIPLSFADGYPFLLINEASFQLLRQRCPAGIKLEQFRPNLVITGAAAFAEDSWQTIRIGDVIFDVAKPCSRCVLTTVSIERGRKHPTAEPLTTLQSFRTAENGDVDFGLNLIARNNGIIRVGDTLEVLATKPPRVYGAGNVAENTPTPLQSEKTITIHYQGKSLKGNNQQILLEQLEQQGVRIPYSCRAGICGCCKLTLVSGEVSTVKKNSIADNGEILACSCIPQGDISLQ; this is encoded by the coding sequence GTGATCGGCGTAACGCGGCTTTATATTCATCCGGTAAAATCCATGCGTGGATTACAGTTGTCCCACTCCATGGTGTCTGCCAGCGGTCTGGCGCACGATCGTACCTTTATGGTTACGGAACCTGATGGCACATTTATCACCGCCCGTCAGCATCCGCAAATGGTGTTGTTTACCCCGGCGTTGTTACCCGACGGCCTGTTTATTTCCGCTCCTGATGGCCAGACCGTCAGCGTCCGCTTTGCGGATTTCATTCATTCCCCTCAGCCAACCGAAGTCTGGGGCAATCACTTTACGGCGCAGATCGCCCCCGACGTCATCAATGATTGGCTGAGCCAATATTTCCAACGCCCAGTACAGCTGCGTTGGCTCGGCAATGAACCGTCCCGCCGCGTTAAAAAGCGGCCTGAAATTCCGCTCTCTTTTGCTGACGGCTACCCTTTCTTGCTGATCAATGAAGCCTCTTTTCAGTTGCTTCGTCAGCGTTGCCCGGCAGGCATCAAGCTGGAACAATTCCGCCCTAACCTGGTGATAACCGGCGCGGCGGCATTTGCAGAAGATAGCTGGCAGACTATTCGCATCGGCGATGTGATATTCGATGTCGCCAAGCCCTGTAGCCGCTGCGTGCTGACGACGGTCAGTATTGAACGAGGCAGAAAGCACCCTACGGCTGAACCGCTGACGACACTACAGTCTTTCCGCACCGCTGAAAATGGCGATGTTGATTTTGGTCTGAACCTGATTGCTCGCAATAACGGAATTATTCGGGTTGGCGATACGCTGGAAGTGCTGGCGACCAAGCCGCCTCGTGTATATGGCGCCGGCAACGTGGCGGAAAATACGCCGACCCCGCTGCAAAGCGAAAAAACGATAACCATTCACTATCAGGGAAAAAGTCTGAAAGGAAACAATCAACAAATCCTGCTGGAACAGTTGGAGCAGCAAGGCGTCCGTATTCCCTACTCCTGCCGAGCCGGGATATGCGGGTGTTGTAAACTGACATTAGTCAGCGGCGAAGTTTCAACGGTAAAGAAA